A window of Cryptomeria japonica chromosome 3, Sugi_1.0, whole genome shotgun sequence contains these coding sequences:
- the LOC131077466 gene encoding glucan endo-1,3-beta-glucosidase produces the protein MAFLKYDIKKMMHFSCIAILCCSIHGDGEKIGVNNGKMADDLPPEDEVVVLLKDNNIGKYRIFKQEPTVFKAFKNSGIEIMVGVANFNLQNMSSNKSAAMEWVNENIKAYYPATNIKYIAVGNEVLGVPSASNYVPYLVPAMKNIQEALTNASLQNKIKVSTPLAMDVIGNSISPNNVSPSKVTFIDSVKDQMASILQFLEDNASPFLANVFPYKSYLDNSSVGLDFALFNSSAPVVRDGDLIYRNLFDAMVDAFYSGMEGMGYPNIPIVVSATGWPSKGNGDVTTIPNAQNYINNLIRHVLSNEGTPKRPGRSMETYIFALFNEDTKTNGQVTEKNYGLFYPDKQPVYSVDFSPSFSKTVTMLFYIEIDE, from the exons ATGGCGTTCTTAAAATATGATATAAAGAAGATGATGCATTTTTCTTGTATTGCCATCCTTTGCTGCTCAATCCATGGAG ATGGGGAGAAAATTGGAGTCAACAACGGAAAGATGGCAGATGATTTGCCGCCAGAAGACGAGGTGGTAGTTTTGCTCAAGGACAACAATATTGGGAAATACAGGATTTTCAAACAGGAGCCCACTGTATTCAAGGCCTTTAAGAATTCTGGTATAGAAATAATGGTTGGGGTGGCTAATTTCAACTTACAGAACATGTCTTCCAACAAGAGTGCGGCGATGGAATGGGTGAATGAAAATATTAAGGCCTACTATCCTGCCACCAACATCAAATATATTGCCGTGGGCAACGAAGTCTTGGGAGTTCCATCGGCTAGCAATTATGTGCCATATCTGGTACCTGCCATGAAAAATATCCAAGAAGCTCTTACTAATGCCAGTCTGCAGAATAAGATCAAAGTTTCCACTCCTCTGGCAATGGACGTTATTGGGAACTCAATTTCTCCAAATAATGTCTCTCCATCCAAGGTTACATTCATTGATTCAGTCAAGGATCAGATGGCATCTATTCTTCAATTCCTGGAGGATAACGCCTCTCCTTTTTTGGCCAATGTATTCCCCTACAAAAGCTATCTGGACAACAGCTCCGTTGGTTTGGATTTCGCCTTATTTAACAGCTCAGCTCCTGTTGTAAGAGACGGAGATCTGATCTACAGGAACTTGTTCGACGCTATGGTGGATGCATTCTATTCTGGGATGGAAGGTATGGGATATCCCAACATACCCATTGTTGTGTCTGCAACAGGATGGCCTTCTAAGGGCAACGGTGATGTGACTACAATCCCGAATGCCCAAAACTACATTAACAATCTCATCAGACATGTTTTATCAAACGAAGGGACGCCCAAGAGGCCTGGCAGGAGCATGGAGACTTACATCTTCGCTCTTTTCAACGAGGACACCAAGACAAACGGCCAGGTGACAGAGAAAAACTATGGCCTTTTCTATCCTGATAAACAGCCCGTTTATTCTGTAGACTTCTCTCCCAGCTTTTCGAAAACAGTCACCATGCTCTTTTATATTGAAATAGATGAATAG